TGGTCGTCCAACCGTCCGTCCAGAAGGCCAGGTTCGGGTTGGGCATCTTGAGGAAGGTGAAAACCAGCGCGCCGAACATGGCCAGGGGGACCGAGCCCACCAGAATGACAAACGGATCACGGAAGCTGTTGAACTGGGCTGCCAGCACAAGGAAGATCAGGATGATGGCCAGGCCGAAGGCCGGCAGGAAGGTGTTGCCCTCGACCCGCAGCTGCCGCGACTCGCCGGTATAGTCGATCACGTAACCGCGCGGAAGAATCTCGGCCGCAGCATCCTCCAGAAAAACCAGGGCCTGGTCGAGCGGGGCGATGGCCACGCCGCTGATCGTGACGGCATTGAGCTGCTGGAAGCGGTTGAGGGATCGCGGCTGAACACTGTCGTCAAGGGTCGCAATGGTGCTCAGCGGTATGAGTTTCCCCTCCGGACCGGTCACGTAGATGTCGGAAATCTGGTCCGGATTGAGCCGTTCGATCCGCTTGATCTGGGGGATCACCTTGTAGCTGCGTCCGTCGATATTGAAGCGGTTGACGAAGTTGCCCCCGACCGCGGCCGAGAGGTCTCCTCCGACCTGCTGGAGGTTGAGCCCGAGCTCCGCCACCCGGTCGCGATCGATCCGAACCTCGGTCTGGGGTTGATCGATCTTTACGTCGATGAGCGGGGGAAAGGCAAACAGACCGCTCTGCATCGCCTTCATCTGGAGCTGACGGGCGAACTCCAGGATTTCATCTGTCTCCGCGGTCGAAGCGAGGATGAACTCGACCGGAAACTGCCCCCCTCCCGGCAGAGCGGGCGGAAGAACCGGAAACATCTGGATTCCAGGGATGGCCGCGAGCTTTCCCTGCAACTCCGGGAGGATCTCAAAGACCGTCCGGTCCCGCTTGCCCCACGGCGCAACCACCAACCCGCCGAAGCCGCCGGAGGGGAAGGTTATCTGAAAGGAAGAGTCGTATTCCCGCAGCGATTCGAACGCACTCTGGGCGGCCTCCGTGAAGGGAACCATCTGGTCAAGAGTCGAATTCGATGGAGTGTTCACAATGCCGAAAACGACTCCCTGGTCCTCGGTGGGCGCCAGTTCCTTGGGCGACTGCATGAAAAGAAGAACCGCGAGGGCGCTCAGGACAAGCCAGACAGTATAGATGACCGGTCGCATCCTCAACGTTCCTCCGACGAGCTGGCCGTAGAACTGTTTCAGCCTCTCGAAATGCCGGTTGATCATCCCGGTAAAACCCTGATGCTCGCGTTCCGCTCGAAGCAGCTTGGAGGACATGACCGGCGAAACGGTCAGGGCAACCACACCCGAAATCATGACCGCACCGGCCAGTGTCAGGGCGAACTCCCGAAAGAGCGATCCGGTCAGCCCTCCCTGCAATCCAATCGGTGCATACACCGCCGCCAGGGTGACCGTCATCGCGATGATCGGCCCGAGCAACTCCCGGGCCCCCAGGATGGCGGCGTCAAACGGTTTCTGCCCCTCCCGCAGGTGGCGTTCGACGTTCTCCACCACCACGATGGCATCGTCCACCACCAATCCGACCGAAAGCACCACCGCCAGCAGGGTCAGCAGATTCAGGGTGAACCCGAACATCTGCATGAGGAAGACCGCTCCGATCAGGGACACCGGGATGGCGACCAGCGGCACGAGGACCGAGCGCAGGGAACCAAGGAAGAGATAGATGACAATGACGACAATCAACAGGGTTTCGGCGAGGGTCTTGATGACTTCATCGATCGCATCCTGGATATAGGCCGTCGCATCGTAGGCCACGGTGCCCACGATCCCCGGAGGCAGGTCCTTCCTGATCTCCTCCATCTCGGCTGTGATCCGCTTGATCACGTCGAGGGAATTCGCATTGGGAAGCGACCAGATCCCGATGAAGACCGCCTTCTGACCGGAGAACCTCACTTCGGCATCGTAACTCTCGGCCCCGAGAACCACATCGGCGATATCTTCAAGCCGGACGATGGCCCCGGCGTTTTCCCGGACGACCAGTTTCTTGAACTCCTCCACCGAACGCAGGTCGGTATTGGCCGTAAGATTGACCTGGATAAGCGAACCCTTGGTCTGACCGATGGCCGAAAGATAATTGTTCTGGGCGATGGCCTGGCGCACCTGAACCGGGCTGACATTGTAGGCCGCCATCCGCTCGGGTTTGAGCCAGACGCGCATGGCGAAGGTCCGGGCGCCCAGAATATCCGCCCGCTGGACGCCCTCGACCGCCGACAGACGGGGTTGAATGGCCCGGACCAGGTAATCCGTGATTTCATTCTGCTCGAGGACGTCGGACGCGAAGCTCAGGTATGCGGAGGCAAACTGGCTGTCGGCAGACTCGATATTGATGATCGGGACCTCCGCTTCCGGCGGCAGGTCACCCCGGACCTGATCCACCTTAGAGCTGATCTCCGACAATGCCTTGTTCGAGTCGTAATTGAGCTTCAGGCGGGCCGTGATGGTCGAGACGCTGAGGGAGCTCTGCGACTGGATGAAATCAATCCCGTCCGCCGCCGCGATGGCCCGCTCCAGCGGCGTGGTGATAAAGCCCCGGACCAGATCGGCGTTGGCTCCCACATAAATCGTCGTCACCGTGATCGAGGCGTTCTCGCTGCGCGGATACTGGCGGACGTTGAGGGAACGGATGGCCTGAAGACCCGCCACAATGATCACCAGATTGATGACCACCGCAAGGACGGGACGGCGTACGAAGAGATCGGTAAACTTCATCGGCTGATTCCGGTCGGAAGTTGCAGGGGGAAAGCTCCGGTCAGGAGTCCTGCGGCCTCGGGGTCAGCTCGGCCTTCGGGGCGAGCTCGTTGTTGACGGCGACCCTGGCCCCGTTTCTCAGCTTGAAGGCTCCGCTGGTCACCACTTCATCACCCGGCTTCAGACCTGAAACAACCGCGACAAAATCGCCCCGCCGTTCGCCCAGGCGAACGAAGCGCTGATTGGCCGTCAGGGACTTGCCGCCGGTCTCCGGATCTGTCTGCGCCTCGACCACAAATATCGAATTGCCGTAGGGCGCATAGACCACGGAGGTCGCCGGAACGCTGAGCACCCATTCTTCATCCGGCAAGACGATCTCCGCCTCGACAAACATGCCGGGGCGCAGGAGCTCGTGAGTGTTCGGAAAAGTGGCCCGACAACGGACGTTCCGGGTGGTCGCGTCCACCTCCGGGCTGATCGTGGTGATTTCGCCCGTTTCGACCGAATCCGGCGCCGTGTCCGCGGTCACCTCGACGACCTGCCCCACCGACAATCGTGCCAGGTTCTGTTGGGGCATCCAGAAATCCACGTAGATGGGCCGGGGCGTTTGAATCGAGACGATCGGCGACCCGCTTCCCAGAAACTGGCCGAGATTCACCTGACGAATGCCGAGACGTCCGGAAAACGGCGCCCGAATCGTCTTTTTGGCGAGGGCGGCACTGATGTTCCGAACCTGGGCCTCCGCCCCTTTCTGCGTGGCGAGGGCGGCATCCAGATCCGCCTGGGAATTCGAGCGCGTTTCCCGGAGTTCCCGGGCACGCTTCAGACTCAGGTTGGCCAGTTCCAACTGGGCCTCGGCCGCGGCCAGTTGGGCTTCCTCAATCGAGCCGTCAAGCCGGACGAGGACATCGCCCGCCTCCACTTCCGCGCCGGATTCAAAATGGAGTTCCGTAACAATACCGCCAACCTCCGAACTGGTCGTCACTCCCTGAACGGCCACCACGGATCCGACGGCCCGCAAGCGCGGCTGCCAGAGCGACTCCTCCGCAACGGCGGTGGAAACCGACTCCGGTGGCTGGGTCGCATTTTCGCCCGCAGCAATCAGGGCGGCAATCTGCAATCCCTTGATTCCCCCAAGAATCCCGACAACGACGAGAAGTCCGAAGCCGGCAATGGCAAATCTCTTGAACATGACTGAAAACCTAACGGCTGTTTCTGACGATTGGATTTCCTGCGGCACCCTCCCCTTCCGAGTCCGGCTTTCGGAGGGAAACCCTCCAGACCCGCTGGAACGTGAGAACCGAAAACGGCTCCACCAGATCACCAGTGAATCAGGCGCGGCCCAAGGTCAAACGTCGGACTGAAGTATTTCAGTCGTCCTGTAGAACGGAACGGGCGTTCAGAAGGGACCAGCAGCTGTAGCCGCGGCAGTCTCTTGCCGCGAATCGGTGTCCATGTGCGGCAAGCGACTGCCGCGGCTACACTTGGACAAACGAACGAGCAAGAGCCGC
This sequence is a window from Opitutaceae bacterium. Protein-coding genes within it:
- a CDS encoding efflux RND transporter periplasmic adaptor subunit, whose amino-acid sequence is MFKRFAIAGFGLLVVVGILGGIKGLQIAALIAAGENATQPPESVSTAVAEESLWQPRLRAVGSVVAVQGVTTSSEVGGIVTELHFESGAEVEAGDVLVRLDGSIEEAQLAAAEAQLELANLSLKRARELRETRSNSQADLDAALATQKGAEAQVRNISAALAKKTIRAPFSGRLGIRQVNLGQFLGSGSPIVSIQTPRPIYVDFWMPQQNLARLSVGQVVEVTADTAPDSVETGEITTISPEVDATTRNVRCRATFPNTHELLRPGMFVEAEIVLPDEEWVLSVPATSVVYAPYGNSIFVVEAQTDPETGGKSLTANQRFVRLGERRGDFVAVVSGLKPGDEVVTSGAFKLRNGARVAVNNELAPKAELTPRPQDS
- a CDS encoding efflux RND transporter permease subunit, translated to MKFTDLFVRRPVLAVVINLVIIVAGLQAIRSLNVRQYPRSENASITVTTIYVGANADLVRGFITTPLERAIAAADGIDFIQSQSSLSVSTITARLKLNYDSNKALSEISSKVDQVRGDLPPEAEVPIINIESADSQFASAYLSFASDVLEQNEITDYLVRAIQPRLSAVEGVQRADILGARTFAMRVWLKPERMAAYNVSPVQVRQAIAQNNYLSAIGQTKGSLIQVNLTANTDLRSVEEFKKLVVRENAGAIVRLEDIADVVLGAESYDAEVRFSGQKAVFIGIWSLPNANSLDVIKRITAEMEEIRKDLPPGIVGTVAYDATAYIQDAIDEVIKTLAETLLIVVIVIYLFLGSLRSVLVPLVAIPVSLIGAVFLMQMFGFTLNLLTLLAVVLSVGLVVDDAIVVVENVERHLREGQKPFDAAILGARELLGPIIAMTVTLAAVYAPIGLQGGLTGSLFREFALTLAGAVMISGVVALTVSPVMSSKLLRAEREHQGFTGMINRHFERLKQFYGQLVGGTLRMRPVIYTVWLVLSALAVLLFMQSPKELAPTEDQGVVFGIVNTPSNSTLDQMVPFTEAAQSAFESLREYDSSFQITFPSGGFGGLVVAPWGKRDRTVFEILPELQGKLAAIPGIQMFPVLPPALPGGGQFPVEFILASTAETDEILEFARQLQMKAMQSGLFAFPPLIDVKIDQPQTEVRIDRDRVAELGLNLQQVGGDLSAAVGGNFVNRFNIDGRSYKVIPQIKRIERLNPDQISDIYVTGPEGKLIPLSTIATLDDSVQPRSLNRFQQLNAVTISGVAIAPLDQALVFLEDAAAEILPRGYVIDYTGESRQLRVEGNTFLPAFGLAIILIFLVLAAQFNSFRDPFVILVGSVPLAMFGALVFTFLKMPNPNLAFWTDGWTTTLNIYSQVGLVTLIGLVSKNGILMVEFANQLQLRGKSKLEAIQEASMTRLRPILMTSAATIFGHFPLVLVTGAGAEARNSIGLVIVAGMSIGTFFTLFVVPSLYVLFAKEHAKDRTATEGSSIGAADPAAGSVL